The following are encoded in a window of Deltaproteobacteria bacterium genomic DNA:
- a CDS encoding CoA transferase, with product MANSLPLEGVKILDLMWVMAGPAGIRPLTDYGATVVRVESAQKIDTARMLQPFHNRKAGPDSSALFQNLNAGKLGLALDLNNETGRDVVRDLVRWADVVTESFSPKAMKAWGLDYESLRKIKPDIIMISSCLMGQTGPMAKFAGFGNLAAALTGFFNLTGWPDRIPAGPFSAYTDYVAPRFTAISILAALDHRRRTGQGQYIDQSQAEATLHFLSPAVLDYTVNGHVQEAMGNRDLYYAPHGVYPAEGADRWVTITVKTEEQWQTLCEVMQRTDLVRDARFATREARLQHQDELDAIIGEWTKQYDPYRVEAMLQARGVSAGAVSSMHEAFKDQQLAHRNHFLQLEHPTYGTTTIEGSRIRMSRTPAEVKRCAPTIGRDNQYVLEQILGYNEDKITELVAAGALE from the coding sequence ATGGCAAACAGTCTGCCACTGGAAGGCGTAAAGATTCTCGATCTGATGTGGGTCATGGCCGGACCAGCAGGGATACGACCCCTGACCGACTATGGCGCTACGGTTGTCCGTGTTGAGTCTGCGCAGAAGATCGACACTGCTCGTATGCTGCAGCCGTTCCATAATCGCAAAGCGGGTCCTGATAGCTCCGCGTTGTTCCAAAATCTTAATGCAGGGAAACTCGGACTCGCGCTGGATTTGAATAATGAAACTGGGCGTGACGTGGTGCGCGACCTTGTTCGTTGGGCGGATGTCGTCACGGAGTCTTTTTCTCCAAAGGCAATGAAAGCTTGGGGACTAGATTACGAGTCTCTCAGGAAGATTAAGCCTGACATCATCATGATTAGTTCCTGTCTGATGGGGCAGACCGGACCAATGGCGAAGTTTGCCGGCTTCGGTAACCTTGCCGCTGCACTTACGGGTTTCTTCAATCTCACAGGCTGGCCAGATCGCATCCCGGCTGGACCGTTTAGTGCGTACACGGACTATGTTGCTCCACGCTTTACCGCGATTTCGATTTTGGCAGCGTTGGATCATCGACGTCGTACTGGCCAAGGGCAGTACATCGACCAATCACAAGCTGAGGCGACATTACATTTCTTAAGCCCGGCAGTGCTCGATTACACTGTGAATGGCCATGTCCAAGAAGCAATGGGTAATCGTGATCTCTATTATGCCCCGCACGGCGTCTATCCAGCCGAAGGAGCCGATCGTTGGGTGACAATTACTGTGAAGACTGAAGAACAATGGCAGACGTTATGTGAAGTGATGCAACGAACCGATCTCGTCCGCGACGCACGGTTTGCCACGCGTGAGGCACGACTGCAACATCAAGATGAACTCGACGCCATCATCGGTGAGTGGACCAAGCAGTACGACCCCTATCGTGTCGAGGCAATGCTACAAGCACGCGGGGTGTCGGCTGGTGCGGTCAGCTCGATGCACGAAGCCTTCAAAGATCAGCAACTCGCTCATCGCAATCATTTCCTCCAGCTTGAGCATCCGACATACGGAACCACGACCATCGAAGGTTCACGCATTCGCATGTCCCGCACGCCAGCGGAGGTCAAACGTTGCGCCCCGACGATCGGACGCGACAACCAGTACGTGCTTGAGCAGATTCTTGGTTACAATGAAGACAAGATTACGGAGTTGGTGGCGGCGGGAGCGTTGGAATAG
- a CDS encoding ankryin, which translates to MLAAVGGHKEAVDVLLEKGAVVSARNRFGRTALMMAACSGKPVIVEILLHKGASINTQDWRGRCALIDALLVGHGEVAVLLLAYGAAVNAQDSLRRTPLLLAAEKGYVPIVQALLAIGVSINVQDEVGRTPLIAAVENEHPTVVKLLLDAGANPSVADTQERTALIVAKQLGNAALQSLLKNASAVQK; encoded by the coding sequence ATGCTTGCTGCAGTTGGAGGGCACAAAGAAGCCGTCGACGTCCTGTTGGAAAAAGGGGCGGTGGTGAGTGCGCGGAATCGCTTTGGCCGTACCGCGTTGATGATGGCGGCTTGCAGCGGGAAACCGGTTATCGTTGAGATACTTTTACACAAGGGTGCCTCGATCAATACGCAGGATTGGCGTGGGCGCTGTGCGCTCATTGATGCGTTACTCGTCGGACACGGCGAAGTTGCTGTCCTTTTGCTGGCCTATGGTGCAGCCGTCAATGCGCAAGACTCGCTCCGGCGGACGCCACTGCTGCTCGCGGCTGAAAAAGGATACGTCCCGATCGTCCAGGCGTTACTGGCCATAGGTGTCTCGATAAACGTCCAGGATGAGGTTGGGCGCACGCCGCTCATCGCCGCCGTTGAGAATGAGCATCCTACCGTTGTGAAACTGCTGCTCGATGCCGGAGCGAATCCCAGTGTTGCCGATACACAAGAGCGCACTGCCCTCATAGTTGCGAAGCAATTGGGGAACGCCGCACTGCAGTCTTTGCTAAAGAACGCCAGTGCGGTCCAAAAGTGA
- a CDS encoding ankyrin repeat domain-containing protein — protein sequence MKNSIDWQALAQQLGTLRSSGESGGDDPARRALDVIIGPEQLRAAVDHYLAYRPGRELVRSVLHILHSWTATQYCYDVYRSNANLDMRRAAVELLRFIADNRALVWVEEFLTDEDAEIQGWGLALVDQLLFSERAFPEECSPFLDKAEQHANPHIRVRAAEIKRSFPSLAGQKNGVPSVGKPEDRRKNTTDSSAVQADGDSPVPHETAQLALTQGIVPESMTNGQAGRAPEAPENLPTPQEYSAFIEAIERGDTEAVTRFLQNEVPVNAQDSRGYTPLGRAAEVGNSGIVQLLLAHHALPDMADHRGYTPLLAAADKGHSEVVRRLLEAKATVNAKSVNGARR from the coding sequence ATGAAGAATTCGATCGATTGGCAGGCGTTAGCGCAACAACTTGGTACTCTGCGTTCCTCTGGTGAAAGTGGGGGCGATGATCCTGCCCGTCGTGCTCTTGATGTCATCATCGGGCCAGAACAACTGCGAGCTGCGGTGGACCATTATCTGGCGTATCGTCCGGGCCGTGAATTAGTGCGGAGTGTACTGCACATTTTGCACTCGTGGACCGCGACCCAGTATTGTTACGATGTGTATCGCTCGAACGCGAACCTTGACATGCGACGAGCAGCAGTCGAACTCTTACGTTTTATCGCCGACAATCGAGCTTTGGTCTGGGTGGAGGAATTCTTAACCGATGAAGATGCGGAAATTCAGGGGTGGGGATTGGCGCTGGTTGATCAGTTGTTGTTCTCTGAGCGTGCTTTTCCCGAGGAATGTAGTCCATTCCTCGATAAAGCTGAACAACACGCAAATCCCCACATTCGCGTACGAGCCGCCGAGATCAAACGTTCTTTTCCGTCGTTAGCAGGGCAAAAAAACGGCGTGCCGTCTGTAGGAAAACCGGAAGATAGACGAAAAAACACGACCGATTCATCCGCTGTTCAAGCTGATGGCGACTCCCCCGTGCCTCACGAGACAGCGCAATTAGCCTTAACGCAAGGCATTGTTCCCGAGAGTATGACCAATGGTCAGGCTGGCCGTGCTCCTGAAGCACCCGAAAATTTGCCAACGCCACAAGAATACTCAGCTTTCATCGAAGCAATCGAACGCGGGGATACAGAAGCTGTGACACGCTTCCTTCAGAACGAAGTACCAGTCAACGCGCAGGATTCACGTGGTTATACTCCGTTAGGGAGAGCCGCAGAAGTTGGCAATAGTGGGATCGTTCAACTCCTCCTTGCTCACCACGCCTTGCCAGATATGGCTGATCATCGTGGGTATACGCCGTTACTTGCTGCGGCGGACAAAGGGCATAGCGAGGTGGTACGTCGTCTCTTAGAAGCGAAAGCGACAGTCAACGCGAAAAGCGTGAACGGTGCACGGCGTTAA
- a CDS encoding Uma2 family endonuclease: MAMALVATTSPYVHQYSLEEFCSLDDPRGGGHYELIAGVLYMVPPPDGPHTTAVSRLNRRFASYLDAHPHLGELFFPRTAIWSSPNTYLEPDLMFVSAEHLKTMDPGHLTTADLVVEVLSPSTAMYDRTTKADPYAALKVGELWLIDPVTKTIEQRVLGPTGWNQPQVHGVGDTVQAARLVGFMCEVQAVFA, translated from the coding sequence ATGGCAATGGCACTTGTGGCAACCACGTCTCCGTACGTCCACCAATATTCACTTGAGGAATTTTGCTCTCTCGATGACCCACGTGGCGGCGGTCACTACGAACTGATTGCTGGAGTACTCTACATGGTTCCACCACCTGATGGACCGCATACAACTGCGGTGTCTCGACTCAATCGCCGCTTTGCCTCTTATTTGGACGCTCATCCTCATCTAGGAGAACTTTTTTTCCCTCGTACCGCAATCTGGAGTTCGCCTAACACGTATCTTGAACCCGATCTCATGTTTGTTAGTGCTGAGCATCTCAAAACCATGGACCCAGGCCATCTCACGACCGCCGACCTCGTTGTCGAGGTACTTTCTCCCAGTACTGCAATGTACGACCGTACCACCAAGGCCGACCCCTATGCAGCACTAAAGGTAGGGGAGTTGTGGCTTATTGACCCTGTGACAAAGACTATTGAACAGCGGGTTCTCGGACCTACAGGCTGGAATCAGCCGCAGGTCCATGGGGTCGGTGACACTGTTCAGGCAGCCCGATTAGTAGGCTTTATGTGCGAAGTGCAAGCAGTTTTCGCTTGA
- a CDS encoding N-formylglutamate amidohydrolase, with translation MDFTFESQLPSWMTFISGGMPILFVAPHGGRRPPEAPILDSIKVNDLHTADLTATLAQLTGGYALINHERDRNELDLNRVSQVRKEAIWFLEALNELLVTLVAHHGEARVFFMHGWNVVQPVCDLGLGLKQRGNTVVPASKFAAPTLSAQFFTEAVLPFRDAAVIRGIDVAIGRRYPAADKNNVMQLFSKRFADDCSPVIQTLAQLSMDGKVNAVQCELGVGLRWPGPERDAFIEIFCQTLGQTQPQTQVSSLEFSSLTVPRRTHPTAHLNGAPLPLRLASEAVRLGLHFHDPTSGLGLLGGIECDPAESTHSGRLMMFLGGTEMVLFTGEDDSATDPSRVHVGGLTWQTQPTGFAISYRGTVMRFSHPQAFIRLEDGLAASWVEPAEMKLTLTLPVPLPSPPVPLYLAHLRGEVNLRDRRYVLDAWGFLDSLKPEETGRLMPRRLLSLPFGPDLGVFLYWVETLDGPRSAGVIYHHGEPHALQPEDWQLHYTLHEGRPRAFRVALTPPTPLTLHCDGETLTHIPIVRHAPQGNALDVTFGLSRALWQGREALGIYEFSERRKD, from the coding sequence GTGGATTTTACCTTTGAGTCACAACTGCCATCATGGATGACGTTCATTTCCGGGGGGATGCCGATTCTCTTTGTTGCTCCCCACGGCGGTCGTCGCCCACCAGAAGCCCCGATTCTAGACAGCATCAAAGTTAACGACCTCCACACCGCTGACCTGACCGCTACCCTTGCCCAGCTCACTGGAGGTTATGCTCTGATCAATCACGAGCGCGATCGCAATGAACTCGATTTAAACCGCGTTAGCCAGGTACGAAAGGAAGCCATCTGGTTTCTCGAAGCGCTCAATGAACTGCTCGTAACCTTGGTTGCCCACCACGGTGAGGCACGGGTGTTCTTCATGCATGGCTGGAATGTTGTTCAACCGGTGTGTGACCTCGGCCTCGGTCTCAAGCAGCGAGGTAATACCGTCGTACCCGCAAGTAAGTTTGCTGCCCCCACCTTGAGTGCGCAGTTCTTTACTGAAGCAGTCTTACCTTTTCGCGACGCTGCCGTCATACGAGGGATCGATGTCGCCATCGGCCGACGCTATCCAGCGGCGGACAAGAACAATGTCATGCAACTCTTTAGTAAGCGCTTTGCCGATGACTGCTCGCCTGTGATCCAAACACTGGCACAGCTTTCTATGGATGGCAAAGTCAATGCCGTGCAATGTGAACTCGGAGTCGGCCTGCGGTGGCCAGGACCAGAGCGCGATGCCTTTATCGAGATCTTTTGCCAGACGCTCGGACAGACACAACCACAAACTCAAGTGTCCAGCCTGGAGTTCTCCTCCCTGACTGTACCACGGCGGACCCATCCAACTGCGCATCTCAACGGTGCCCCCCTTCCACTGCGTCTTGCTTCAGAAGCCGTGCGGCTTGGGTTGCATTTTCATGATCCCACGAGTGGGCTAGGGTTACTGGGCGGCATAGAATGTGACCCAGCAGAATCGACGCACTCAGGTCGCCTTATGATGTTCCTCGGTGGCACTGAGATGGTGTTGTTTACCGGCGAAGATGATAGTGCCACTGATCCGAGTCGCGTGCATGTCGGTGGGCTGACCTGGCAAACGCAACCCACAGGATTTGCGATTTCGTACCGTGGCACAGTAATGCGCTTCTCTCATCCACAAGCCTTCATCCGCCTAGAGGACGGGCTCGCTGCGTCGTGGGTTGAACCAGCGGAGATGAAGCTCACCTTAACATTGCCCGTGCCTTTACCCTCACCACCGGTGCCACTGTATCTCGCCCACCTTCGTGGGGAGGTGAACTTACGTGATCGTCGCTATGTCCTTGATGCCTGGGGTTTCCTTGACTCGCTCAAGCCGGAAGAAACTGGACGGTTGATGCCACGTCGCTTGTTGTCGCTGCCATTTGGTCCAGATTTAGGAGTGTTTCTCTATTGGGTCGAAACACTCGACGGTCCCCGGTCGGCTGGAGTGATCTATCATCATGGAGAACCGCACGCGTTGCAGCCAGAAGATTGGCAACTACACTATACGTTACATGAAGGGCGCCCTCGTGCGTTTCGGGTCGCGCTGACTCCGCCAACACCGTTGACCTTACATTGTGACGGCGAGACATTGACACACATTCCGATTGTCCGCCATGCCCCGCAGGGGAATGCACTCGATGTGACATTTGGTCTTTCCCGAGCCCTCTGGCAAGGACGCGAGGCGCTGGGCATTTACGAGTTTTCCGAGCGCCGGAAGGATTAA
- a CDS encoding threonine dehydratase has translation MRPPTYDDILNARVPVSRVLPRTPTYPSPGLSVLVGCELFIKHENHLPTASFKVRGGVNFISSLSPEERQRGVITATRGNHGLSIAYAAQLFGAEAVLVVPKGNNPEKNVGMRALGAEVIEHGKDFDEARDHVATLVAAHGYRFLHSADPSLLAGVGTYALELFADVGNLDAVIVPIGLGSGICGVSLVRERISPKTRVIGVQAERAPSVYLSWKEKRIVTTESADTFADGLATRVPAEITQEIINRLVDDIALVSEDEIAAAIRWLLFHTHNLAEGAGAAALAAAVKLRLQLAGQRVAIILSGGNLDTATLRRVLQGQAGL, from the coding sequence ATGCGTCCCCCCACATATGACGATATTCTTAACGCGCGTGTACCCGTAAGTCGCGTGCTGCCACGCACGCCCACCTACCCTTCCCCTGGACTATCCGTGCTTGTCGGTTGTGAATTGTTCATCAAGCACGAGAATCATTTACCAACGGCATCATTCAAAGTTCGCGGCGGAGTGAACTTTATTTCGTCGTTATCTCCAGAAGAACGACAACGCGGCGTCATCACCGCCACCCGTGGGAACCACGGATTATCGATTGCGTATGCCGCTCAGCTGTTTGGCGCTGAAGCCGTGTTAGTCGTTCCCAAAGGCAACAATCCCGAAAAGAACGTGGGCATGCGCGCATTGGGAGCTGAAGTCATCGAGCACGGCAAAGACTTCGATGAGGCACGTGATCATGTGGCAACGCTTGTTGCCGCACATGGCTATCGCTTCCTCCATTCAGCCGATCCGTCGTTGCTTGCCGGAGTCGGCACGTACGCATTGGAACTGTTCGCTGATGTTGGGAATCTCGATGCCGTCATAGTCCCGATTGGTTTAGGGTCTGGGATTTGTGGAGTCTCACTTGTTCGTGAACGCATTAGCCCCAAGACTCGTGTGATCGGGGTACAAGCAGAACGCGCACCGTCTGTCTATTTGTCATGGAAAGAGAAACGGATTGTGACGACGGAAAGCGCCGACACGTTTGCCGACGGTTTAGCAACACGCGTTCCAGCCGAAATCACGCAGGAAATCATTAATCGTTTAGTCGACGATATTGCCTTGGTCAGTGAGGACGAGATTGCCGCGGCGATTCGGTGGCTCTTGTTTCATACGCACAACTTAGCAGAAGGAGCCGGAGCGGCTGCGCTTGCGGCGGCGGTCAAACTCCGGTTGCAACTCGCTGGGCAACGCGTGGCCATTATCTTGAGCGGCGGTAATTTGGACACTGCTACGTTGCGGCGAGTATTGCAGGGACAAGCAGGGCTGTAG
- a CDS encoding CoA transferase produces MSLLCCCEVYAETCKKCKLIYVVRRSFVLSPYRVLDLTTERGLLCGQILGDLGADVIKIEPPGGSSARRLPPFYQDKPDPHGSLYWWAYNRNKRGVTLDVTKSEGQALLKRLATKADILIESDNPGTMAKLGLSYQELAAINPGLIYVAISAFGQDGPKASYEDSDLVILAAGGPLILTGDDDRPPVRISVPQAYLHACVEGVMGALLANHERQRSGKGQYIDVSAQQAVAQATQAMILAAPLGEAEIQRMGGGVKIGPMKIRLIWPAKDGYVAITFLFGTAFAHFTKRLMDWIYEEGLCDEATCSTDWVGFGGVLFSGKGFEEYERLKLIVEEFTKTKTKAELLQGALDRGLVMAPITRIDEVVSSPQLAARQYWQELHHPELGKSFRYPGPFVKFSETPITYTRRPPLIGEHNREVYVDELGMSETELAELQSKGVI; encoded by the coding sequence ATGTCCCTCCTTTGCTGTTGCGAAGTGTATGCCGAAACGTGTAAGAAATGCAAACTGATTTATGTCGTACGGAGGTCATTCGTGCTGAGTCCATATCGAGTGCTTGATCTGACAACTGAGCGTGGCCTGCTATGTGGCCAGATTCTCGGCGATCTTGGTGCTGATGTCATCAAGATTGAACCTCCCGGTGGCTCGTCGGCTCGTCGCTTGCCACCATTTTATCAAGATAAACCGGACCCGCATGGCTCGCTCTATTGGTGGGCCTATAACCGCAACAAACGCGGTGTGACGCTGGATGTGACAAAGAGTGAAGGTCAAGCGCTCTTGAAACGGCTAGCGACGAAAGCTGATATTCTCATCGAATCTGATAACCCAGGAACAATGGCCAAGCTGGGGTTGAGTTACCAGGAGTTGGCAGCAATTAACCCTGGGCTGATTTATGTAGCGATTTCTGCCTTTGGTCAGGATGGGCCAAAAGCTAGTTATGAAGATAGCGATTTAGTGATTCTTGCCGCAGGTGGACCATTGATACTGACCGGAGACGATGATCGTCCGCCGGTGCGGATTAGCGTGCCGCAAGCGTATCTCCACGCCTGTGTCGAAGGAGTCATGGGAGCACTACTGGCCAACCATGAACGTCAGCGTTCGGGCAAAGGGCAATACATTGATGTGTCGGCACAGCAGGCAGTTGCCCAGGCCACGCAAGCGATGATTTTAGCGGCGCCATTAGGGGAAGCGGAAATTCAGCGCATGGGCGGCGGTGTGAAGATTGGACCAATGAAGATTCGTCTCATCTGGCCAGCGAAAGATGGATATGTCGCAATTACCTTTCTGTTTGGTACCGCCTTTGCCCATTTTACCAAACGACTGATGGACTGGATCTATGAGGAAGGGCTGTGCGACGAAGCGACCTGTAGCACCGATTGGGTCGGCTTTGGTGGTGTCCTGTTTAGTGGCAAGGGGTTTGAAGAATACGAACGTCTCAAGCTCATTGTCGAAGAGTTTACCAAAACGAAAACTAAAGCCGAGCTGCTCCAAGGCGCGCTTGACCGCGGCCTCGTCATGGCTCCGATTACTCGGATTGATGAAGTTGTCAGTAGCCCGCAACTCGCTGCCCGACAGTACTGGCAGGAACTCCATCATCCCGAACTGGGCAAGTCGTTCCGTTACCCTGGACCATTTGTGAAGTTTAGTGAGACACCGATCACTTACACTCGCCGCCCGCCGTTGATTGGAGAGCATAATCGGGAAGTGTATGTTGATGAGTTAGGGATGTCGGAAACGGAATTAGCCGAGCTGCAGAGTAAGGGAGTGATCTAG
- a CDS encoding GHKL domain-containing protein, with protein sequence MFWQYWTTASHLTRQRIRVIFLGFLGAFAVPAGLALVSSFRGGEVAVNYSVFTMFIFPLSLGYAIVKHDLFEIDALLKRGAYYLTLTAVLTLSYVVFVSTLNLTLHTTDVAQSPVFSLLFTLAAVLLLNPLKDRVQRVVDRLFFRLSYDPKKVLETTSEELASTLRLDEILLLVWNTIRETMGIIHGGVVLLNRNRQQYVTVYPHNDNESAFAVDHPFMQRLQQQRERAFSQYDALSDEGELGSQHEEAEIFVALNAQLLVPLNLKGEVLGVLALGQKESGQFFSADDRDFLFTLANQSALSVSNALSYEEISELNAGLERKVAERTQELAHTNTELQQSLHKLEQAYRDLEHSQENLVRAEKMAALGRLTAGIAHEMNTPLGASLNSLMSLDELIREYENSIGDQDVTSGDHHEIAAEMRETVQATQQWVEKASAHIRSLKLHTRDLQQGQERTFSVVQTIEDTVTLLSHRVRMSSCKIAVACTATEPTMYGDPGKLGQVLANLINNAIDAYKDAGKSEGEIRVVVSEEGSNLEIHVLDQGCGIPAESLEKIFEELFSTKAVGEGTGLGLPISRDIISRFFGGTLRVESEVGKGSTVSIWLPRRRVADRRPVPDTLYSPFAHDEQTDQRAA encoded by the coding sequence ATGTTCTGGCAGTATTGGACGACGGCTTCGCATCTGACTCGGCAACGTATTCGCGTCATTTTTCTCGGTTTTCTCGGCGCCTTTGCTGTGCCTGCAGGCCTTGCATTAGTGTCGAGTTTCAGAGGTGGTGAGGTCGCGGTCAATTACTCAGTTTTTACCATGTTTATTTTTCCCTTAAGTCTTGGCTATGCCATTGTGAAGCACGACCTGTTTGAAATCGATGCGCTATTAAAACGTGGTGCGTACTACCTCACCCTCACTGCTGTGCTTACGCTGTCATACGTTGTGTTCGTATCCACTTTGAACTTGACTCTCCACACCACAGATGTAGCGCAGTCTCCGGTGTTCTCTTTGCTCTTTACTTTGGCTGCGGTGCTCTTGCTGAATCCGCTCAAGGACCGCGTCCAACGGGTCGTCGATCGTTTGTTTTTTCGCCTCAGCTATGATCCGAAAAAAGTGCTCGAAACAACGAGTGAAGAACTGGCTTCGACGTTACGACTCGACGAAATTCTCTTGCTGGTGTGGAACACCATTCGTGAAACAATGGGGATCATTCACGGTGGCGTGGTTTTGCTCAACCGGAACCGACAACAGTATGTGACCGTGTACCCGCACAACGACAACGAGTCCGCCTTTGCGGTGGACCACCCTTTTATGCAACGGCTACAGCAGCAGCGCGAGCGAGCGTTTTCGCAATACGACGCGCTTAGTGATGAAGGGGAATTAGGCTCGCAGCATGAGGAAGCAGAGATCTTTGTTGCTCTCAATGCGCAGTTACTTGTCCCTCTCAATCTGAAAGGGGAGGTGTTAGGCGTCCTCGCCTTAGGCCAGAAGGAATCAGGACAGTTCTTCTCAGCCGACGATCGCGATTTTCTTTTCACCTTAGCGAACCAAAGTGCGCTCTCGGTTTCCAATGCGTTGTCATACGAAGAAATCAGCGAGCTGAATGCTGGACTGGAGCGGAAAGTTGCTGAACGGACCCAGGAGTTGGCCCACACGAATACCGAGCTGCAGCAGTCGCTGCACAAGCTCGAACAAGCGTATCGTGACCTCGAGCACAGCCAAGAAAATCTGGTCCGTGCGGAAAAGATGGCAGCACTCGGGCGTCTCACTGCGGGGATTGCCCACGAAATGAATACGCCCCTTGGCGCGTCACTCAATTCATTAATGTCACTCGATGAACTCATCCGTGAATATGAGAACTCGATCGGCGATCAGGATGTCACTTCTGGAGATCACCATGAGATCGCTGCAGAAATGCGCGAGACTGTTCAGGCAACGCAACAATGGGTGGAAAAAGCGTCGGCCCATATTCGTAGTTTGAAACTCCACACCCGTGACCTTCAACAAGGACAAGAACGTACATTTTCTGTCGTACAGACGATTGAAGATACGGTAACTTTGCTATCCCATCGTGTCCGCATGTCGAGCTGCAAAATTGCCGTCGCGTGCACGGCAACTGAGCCGACCATGTATGGTGATCCCGGAAAACTTGGACAGGTCCTCGCCAATCTCATCAATAATGCTATCGATGCTTATAAGGACGCTGGTAAGAGCGAAGGCGAGATTCGAGTCGTGGTGAGCGAGGAGGGGAGCAACCTTGAGATCCACGTACTCGATCAGGGATGTGGCATTCCTGCGGAGAGTCTCGAAAAAATCTTCGAAGAATTGTTTTCTACCAAGGCTGTTGGTGAAGGCACTGGTCTCGGGCTTCCCATCTCTCGTGACATCATCAGTCGCTTCTTTGGCGGCACGCTCCGTGTTGAATCCGAAGTGGGAAAGGGGAGTACGGTTAGTATCTGGCTCCCGCGGCGCCGCGTCGCTGATCGGCGGCCTGTGCCTGACACTTTGTACTCACCGTTTGCACATGACGAACAGACCGACCAACGAGCGGCTTAA
- a CDS encoding enoyl-CoA hydratase/isomerase family protein has protein sequence MPRLEEYANKYQDMRMQRRNGILEVTFQTKGGPLQWNESIHRELAYACTDIGADPENKVVIFTGTGDTFCAEIDFSGFAGLGTPRGWDKIYWEGKRLLMNLLDIEVPMIAAVNGPALVHAEIAVLCDIVIASDNATFQDAPHFPNGTVPGDGVHLVWPLLLGANRGRYFLLTGQKLSAQEALQLGVVNEVVPRAQLLSRAWALAEQLIKQPPLTLRYARVAMVQQLKRMMLDNLGYGLALEGLAAIDRTSGQQ, from the coding sequence ATGCCACGACTTGAAGAATACGCCAATAAGTACCAAGACATGCGGATGCAACGGCGCAACGGCATCTTGGAAGTCACCTTTCAGACCAAAGGCGGACCGCTGCAGTGGAATGAAAGTATCCATCGCGAACTTGCCTATGCGTGTACCGATATTGGCGCCGACCCAGAGAACAAGGTCGTTATCTTCACCGGCACTGGCGATACCTTCTGTGCGGAGATCGACTTTTCTGGTTTCGCAGGGCTAGGAACTCCGCGTGGATGGGACAAGATCTACTGGGAAGGCAAACGCCTGTTGATGAATCTGCTTGATATCGAAGTACCGATGATCGCTGCCGTCAATGGTCCGGCGTTGGTTCATGCCGAGATAGCCGTGCTCTGCGACATTGTCATTGCCTCTGACAACGCCACTTTCCAAGATGCCCCACATTTTCCTAATGGTACGGTTCCAGGCGATGGCGTGCATCTTGTGTGGCCGCTCTTACTCGGTGCGAATCGCGGTCGCTATTTCTTACTGACGGGACAAAAACTTTCCGCTCAGGAAGCCCTGCAATTAGGCGTGGTCAACGAAGTCGTCCCACGCGCACAATTGTTATCCCGTGCGTGGGCTTTAGCAGAGCAGTTGATTAAACAGCCGCCCCTCACTCTTCGTTATGCTCGCGTGGCGATGGTGCAACAACTGAAACGCATGATGCTCGACAACTTGGGCTATGGCCTCGCGCTCGAAGGGCTCGCGGCCATTGATCGGACAAGCGGACAGCAATGA